DNA sequence from the Brachybacterium sp. P6-10-X1 genome:
TCCGCGTAGCGCACGCCCTTGCCCTTGTAGGGCTCCGGCGGGCGGATACCACGGATCTTCGCCGCGACCTGTCCCACCTGCTGCTTGTCGATGCCGGAGACCGAGAACTTGCTCGGGGTCTCGACGGCGAAGGTGATCCCCTGGGGGGCCTTCACCGAGACGGGGTGGGAGAAGCCGAGTGCGAACTCGAGATCGGTGCCCTTCGCGGTCACACGGTAGCCCGTGCCCACGATCTCCAGCTTCTTCTCGTAGCCCTCGGTGACACCGAGGACGATGTTGCTGACGAGCGTGCGGGTCAGGCCGTGCAGCGCACGGTTGTCCTGCTCGTCGTCGGGGCGGCGGACGACGATCGCGCCGTCGTCGTTGCGCTCGATGGTCAGGGGCGACGGCACCTCGTGCGAGAGCTCGCCCTTGGGGCCGGTCACTGAGATGGTGCGGCCGCTGATGCTGACGTCAGTGACGGCTGCCGGCACGGGGACC
Encoded proteins:
- the rplF gene encoding 50S ribosomal protein L6, which produces MSRIGFRPVPVPAAVTDVSISGRTISVTGPKGELSHEVPSPLTIERNDDGAIVVRRPDDEQDNRALHGLTRTLVSNIVLGVTEGYEKKLEIVGTGYRVTAKGTDLEFALGFSHPVSVKAPQGITFAVETPSKFSVSGIDKQQVGQVAAKIRGIRPPEPYKGKGVRYADETVVRKAGKAGK